One genomic segment of Salvia miltiorrhiza cultivar Shanhuang (shh) unplaced genomic scaffold, IMPLAD_Smil_shh original_scaffold_464, whole genome shotgun sequence includes these proteins:
- the LOC131004856 gene encoding uncharacterized protein LOC131004856 isoform X2, whose translation MAMNQDSLIIVEAAAQLDDGLEGEMENAYGSIAQQKNDGGITMLENLQGMDVTSFQDAVEHSVGNKCSRDKVMGSDDLCSLPTHHDEIPLADNIEEINTIDIERGVVHSDGDQPPKEKVGASRNAENEVKLLLYWP comes from the exons ATGGCGATGAACCAGGACTCACTAATCATTGTAGAAG CTGCTGCTCAATTGGATGATGGATTGGAGGGGGAG ATGGAAAATGCCTACGGATCAATCGCTCAACAGAAAAATGATGGTGGTATTACTATGTTAGAAAATCTTCAG GGGATGGATGTGACTAGTTTTCAAGATGCTGTAGAGCATTCTGTGGGAAATAAATGTTCAAGGGACAAG GTGATGGGGTCTGATGACTTGTGCTCTCTACCTACACATCATGATGAAATTCCCCTTGCAGATAATATTGAA GAGATTAATACCATTGATATTGAGCGAGGTGTGGTGCATTCTGATGGAGATCAGCCTCCCAAGGAGAAGGTTGGTGCATCTAGAAATGCAGAGAATGAGGTGAAGTTATTGTTATATTGGCCATAG
- the LOC131004856 gene encoding uncharacterized protein LOC131004856 isoform X1: MFIITFHGKHVGDFYGIDWAYGGVCDSPTHQMENAYGSIAQQKNDGGITMLENLQGMDVTSFQDAVEHSVGNKCSRDKVMGSDDLCSLPTHHDEIPLADNIEEINTIDIERGVVHSDGDQPPKEKVGASRNAENEVKLLLYWP; the protein is encoded by the exons ATGTTCATCATAACTTTCCATGGTAAACACGTGGGTGACTTCTATGGAATTGATTGGGCATATGGTGGTGTTTGTGATTCACCAACGCACCAG ATGGAAAATGCCTACGGATCAATCGCTCAACAGAAAAATGATGGTGGTATTACTATGTTAGAAAATCTTCAG GGGATGGATGTGACTAGTTTTCAAGATGCTGTAGAGCATTCTGTGGGAAATAAATGTTCAAGGGACAAG GTGATGGGGTCTGATGACTTGTGCTCTCTACCTACACATCATGATGAAATTCCCCTTGCAGATAATATTGAA GAGATTAATACCATTGATATTGAGCGAGGTGTGGTGCATTCTGATGGAGATCAGCCTCCCAAGGAGAAGGTTGGTGCATCTAGAAATGCAGAGAATGAGGTGAAGTTATTGTTATATTGGCCATAG
- the LOC131004856 gene encoding uncharacterized protein LOC131004856 isoform X5: protein MENAYGSIAQQKNDGGITMLENLQGMDVTSFQDAVEHSVGNKCSRDKVMGSDDLCSLPTHHDEIPLADNIEEINTIDIERGVVHSDGDQPPKEKVGASRNAENEVKLLLYWP from the exons ATGGAAAATGCCTACGGATCAATCGCTCAACAGAAAAATGATGGTGGTATTACTATGTTAGAAAATCTTCAG GGGATGGATGTGACTAGTTTTCAAGATGCTGTAGAGCATTCTGTGGGAAATAAATGTTCAAGGGACAAG GTGATGGGGTCTGATGACTTGTGCTCTCTACCTACACATCATGATGAAATTCCCCTTGCAGATAATATTGAA GAGATTAATACCATTGATATTGAGCGAGGTGTGGTGCATTCTGATGGAGATCAGCCTCCCAAGGAGAAGGTTGGTGCATCTAGAAATGCAGAGAATGAGGTGAAGTTATTGTTATATTGGCCATAG
- the LOC131004856 gene encoding uncharacterized protein LOC131004856 isoform X3, translating into MFIITFHGKHVGDFYGIDWAYGGVCDSPTHQMENAYGSIAQQKNDGGITMLENLQVMGSDDLCSLPTHHDEIPLADNIEEINTIDIERGVVHSDGDQPPKEKVGASRNAENEVKLLLYWP; encoded by the exons ATGTTCATCATAACTTTCCATGGTAAACACGTGGGTGACTTCTATGGAATTGATTGGGCATATGGTGGTGTTTGTGATTCACCAACGCACCAG ATGGAAAATGCCTACGGATCAATCGCTCAACAGAAAAATGATGGTGGTATTACTATGTTAGAAAATCTTCAG GTGATGGGGTCTGATGACTTGTGCTCTCTACCTACACATCATGATGAAATTCCCCTTGCAGATAATATTGAA GAGATTAATACCATTGATATTGAGCGAGGTGTGGTGCATTCTGATGGAGATCAGCCTCCCAAGGAGAAGGTTGGTGCATCTAGAAATGCAGAGAATGAGGTGAAGTTATTGTTATATTGGCCATAG
- the LOC131004856 gene encoding uncharacterized protein LOC131004856 isoform X4 translates to MAMNQDSLIIVEAAAQLDDGLEGEMENAYGSIAQQKNDGGITMLENLQVMGSDDLCSLPTHHDEIPLADNIEEINTIDIERGVVHSDGDQPPKEKVGASRNAENEVKLLLYWP, encoded by the exons ATGGCGATGAACCAGGACTCACTAATCATTGTAGAAG CTGCTGCTCAATTGGATGATGGATTGGAGGGGGAG ATGGAAAATGCCTACGGATCAATCGCTCAACAGAAAAATGATGGTGGTATTACTATGTTAGAAAATCTTCAG GTGATGGGGTCTGATGACTTGTGCTCTCTACCTACACATCATGATGAAATTCCCCTTGCAGATAATATTGAA GAGATTAATACCATTGATATTGAGCGAGGTGTGGTGCATTCTGATGGAGATCAGCCTCCCAAGGAGAAGGTTGGTGCATCTAGAAATGCAGAGAATGAGGTGAAGTTATTGTTATATTGGCCATAG
- the LOC131004859 gene encoding 60S ribosomal protein L34, which yields MVQRLTYRKRHSYATKSNQHRVVKTPGGKLVYQTTKKRASGPKCPVTGKRIQGIPHLRPAEYKRSRLSRNRRTVNRAYGGVLSGSAVRERIIRAFLVEEQKIVKKVLKIQKAKEKTAAKS from the exons ATGGTGCAGCGACTCACTTACCGGAAACGCCATAGCTACGCAACCAAATCCAATCAACACAGAGTTGTCAAGACTCctg GAGGGAAATTGGTGTACCAGACCACGAAGAAGAGAGCTAGCGGACCCAAATGTCCCGTCACCGGCAAGAGAATCCAAGGG ATTCCTCATCTTAGACCAGCGGAATACAAGAGGTCTAGGTTATCCAGAAACCGCAGGACTGTGAACCGTGCTTATGGTGGTGTATTATCTGGAAGTGCAGTGAGGGAGAG GATTATCCGGGCCTTCTTGGTGGAAGAGCAAAAAATTGTGAAGAAGGTTTTGAAGATACAAAAGGCAAAGGAGAAAACAGCTGCAAAGAGCTAA
- the LOC131004860 gene encoding protein FEZ-like translates to MDAKNESDRCVDDIMLPGFRFHPTDEELVEFYLKRKLQHRTLPIELIKQVDIYKYDPWDLPKLASTGEKEWYFYCPRDRKYRNSTRPNRVTGSGFWKATGTDRPIYSSGGPKCIGLKKSLVFYRGRAAKGIKTDWMMHEFRLPSSTAAAAGPPPKTLPPTDSWAICRIFKKANSTANRGLSHTWAASLAETTSPDAFTYTNFTSDNNVNDPINFSGNLVFSDNRGTADLTSMFFNQPAADHQFSGVEEEEGGLRKNVWENIRSMGFPFSLPPNLPWESPPCPSEMSSTTYSTNKCYI, encoded by the exons ATGGATGCAAAGAACGAGTCCGACAGGTGTGTGGACGATATCATGCTACCGGGGTTCCGGTTTCACCCGACTGATGAAGAACTCGTTGAGTTCTATCTCAAGAGGAAGCTTCAACATCGAACTCTTCCAATTGAGCTCATTAAGCAAGTGGATATATACAAGTATGATCCATGGGACCTTCCAA AGCTGGCTTCAACGGGGGAGAAAGAATGGTACTTCTACTGCCCAAGGGACCGGAAATACCGAAACAGCACGCGGCCGAATCGCGTGACGGGCTCCGGCTTCTGGAAGGCCACCGGAACCGACCGGCCGATCTACTCCTCCGGCGGCCCCAAGTGCATCGGACTCAAGAAGTCCCTCGTCTTCTACAGAGGCAGAGCCGCCAAAGGCATCAAAACCGATTGGATGATGCACGAGTTCCGCCTcccctcctccaccgccgccgccgccggtccGCCGCCCAAGACCCTCCCGCCAACT GATTCATGGGCCATTTGCAGGATTTTCAAGAAAGCGAATTCGACAGCAAACAGAGGTCTCTCACACACGTGGGCAGCTTCGCTCGCGGAAACGACGTCGCCGGACGCCTTCACCTACACGAACTTCACCTCAGACAACAACGTTAACGACCCCATTAACTTCAGCGGAAACCTCGTCTTCTCCGACAACAGAGGCACGGCCGACCTGACATCCATGTTCTTCAACCAACCCGCCGCCGACCACCAGTTCAGCGGCGTGGAGGAGGAAGAAGGGGGGTTGAGAAAGAATGTGTGGGAGAATATAAGGTCGATGGGGTTCCCGTTCAGCCTGCCGCCGAATCTGCCGTGGGAATCGCCGCCGTGTCCGAGCGAGATGTCGTCCACCACCTACTCCACCAACAAGTGTTATATATAG